A section of the Tenrec ecaudatus isolate mTenEca1 chromosome 10, mTenEca1.hap1, whole genome shotgun sequence genome encodes:
- the EPX gene encoding eosinophil peroxidase, which translates to MWLSVAEPVVAGSPLVEVKLLLALAGVLTALMAHQPCEGSPPAPPRTVASSVIQDCMAEAKLMVDTAYNRTQRSIKQRLRSGSASPMDLLSYFKQPVAATRSVIRAADRMHVALGLLEEKVHLEGFRPFNATDVLTEAQLQLLSKVSGCDVPVNAEQCSDQYRTITGRCNNQKRPWLGSSNRALARWLPAQYEDGRSRPFGWTPSKRLNGFPLPLVREVSNLIVRFPRERLASDSHRTLMFMQWGQFIDHDLDFVPESPARVAFSGGVDCEKTCAQLPPCFPIKIPRNDPRIRNQSDCIPFFRSAPSCPQDKNSVRNQINALTSFVDASMVYGSEVALALRLRNKTNHLGLLAVNQQFRDHGRDLLPFGNERPDPCLLTNPSVRIPCFLAGDTRSSETPMLAALHTLFMREHNRLATQLKCLNPQWTGDKLYYEARKIVGAMVQIITYRDFLPLVLGKVRAKRTLGSYKGYCPNVDPRVANVFTLAFRFGHTMLQPLVYRLDHRYQASAPGSRVPLSSSFFASWRVVYEGGIDPLLRGLMATPAKLNRQDSMLVDELRDRLFRQVRRIGLDLAALNMQRSRDHGIPGYNAWRRFCGLSQPRNLAQLSQVLKNKDLARKFLHLYGTPDNIDIWIGAIAEPLLPGARVGPLLACLFEKQFSNLRDGDRFWWEKLGVFTKRQRTALQQISLSRIVCDNTGITTISTDIFRASTYPRDFKRCSRLPRLNLAAWKATKALQESIPSL; encoded by the exons ATGTGGCTGTCAGTGGCCGAGCCAGTTGTGGCTGGGAGTCCCCTGGTAGAGGTGAAGCTGCTGCTGGCCCTGGCAGGGGTGCTGACCGCACTCATGGCCCACCAGCCCTGTGAGGGCTCTCCTCCAG CCCCCCCCAGGACAGTGGCGAGCTCAGTCATACAGGACTGCATGGCAGAGGCCAAGCTGATGGTGGACACAGCCTACAATCGGACACAGAGGAG TATCAAGCAGCGACTTCGCAGTGGCTCGGCCAGCCCCATGGATCTCCTGTCCTACTTCAAGCAGCCCGTGGCGGCCACCAGGAGCGTCATCCGAGCCGCTGACCGTATGCATGTGGCCTTGGGGCTGCTGGAAGAGAAGGTCCACCTGGAGGGATTCAGGCCCTTCAACGCCACTG ATGTGCTCACGGAAGCCCAGCTTCAGCTGCTGTCCAAGGTCAGCGGCTGTGACGTCCCCGTCAACGCTGAGCAGTGCAGCGACCAGTACCGCACCATCACGGGGAGATGCAATAACCA gaagaggccctggctcggCTCCTCCAACAGGGCCCTGGCCCGCTGGCTACCGGCCCAGTATGAGGATGGGCGGTCCCGCCCCTTCGGCTGGACTCCCTCCAAGAGGCTCAATGGCTTCCCTCTGCCCCTT GTCCGGGAGGTCTCCAACCTGATTGTGCGCTTCCCCAGAGAGAGGCTGGCCTCGGACTCGCACCGGACCCTCATGTTCATGCAGTGGGGCCAGTTCATCGACCATGACCTGGACTTCGTCCCAGAGTCCCCAGCCAGAGTGGCCTTCTCGGGGGGCGTTGACTGCGAGAAGACCTGTGCTCAGCTGCCCCCCTGCTTCCCCATCAAG ATCCCACGGAATGACCCCCGCATCAGGAACCAGAGTGACTGCATCCCTTTCTTCCGCTCGGCGCCCTCCTGCCCTCAAGACAAGAACAGCGTCCGCAACCAGATCAACGCGCTCACCTCCTTCGTGGACGCCAGCATGGTGTACGGCAGCGAAGTCGCCCTCGCCCTGCGGCTGCGCAACAAGACCAACCACCTGGGGCTCCTGGCAGTCAACCAACAATTTCGCGACCACGGCCGGGACTTGCTGCCCTTCGGCAACGAGCGGCCCGACCCCTGTCTGCTCACCAACCCCTCCGTGCGCATTCCTTGCTTCCTGGCAG GTGACACCCGATCCAGTGAAACCCCCATGCTGGCAGCCCTGCACACCCTCTTTATGCGGGAGCACAACCGCCTGGCCACCCAGCTGAAGTGCCTGAACCCCCAGTGGACTGGCGACAAGCTGTACTATGAGGCGCGGAAGATCGTGGGGGCCATGGTGCAG ATCATCACATACCGAGACTTTCTGCCCTTGGTTCTGGGCAAGGTCCGGGCCAAGAGAACGCTGGGATCCTACAAGGGCTACTGCCCCAATGTGGACCCCCGAGTGGCCAACGTCTTCACCCTGGCCTTCCGCTTCGGCCACACCATGCTCCAGCCTTTGGTGTACCGCCTGGACCACCGGTACCAGGCCTCGGCCCCCGGCTCCCGTGTCCCATTGAGCTCTTCCTTCTTTGCCAGCTGGCGGGTCGTGTACGAAG GTGGCATCGACCCTCTCCTCCGCGGCCTCATGGCCACGCCTGCCAAGCTGAACCGTCAAGATTCCATGCTGGTGGATGAGCTTCGGGACCGGTTGTTCCGGCAGGTGAGAAGGATCGGGCTGGATCTGGCGGCTCTCAACATGCAGCGCAGCCGGGACCATGGCATCCCAG GGTACAACGCCTGGAGGCGCTTCTGTGGGCTCTCTCAGCCTCGGAACTTGGCACAACTTAGCCAAGTGCTGAAAAACAAGGATTTGGCAAGGAAGTTCTTGCATCTGTATGGGACGCCTGACAACATAGACATCTGGATTGGAGCGATCGCAGAGCCTCTTTTGCCAGGGGCCCGAGTGGGGCCTCTTCTGGCCTGTCTTTTTGAGAAACAGTTTAGCAACCTCCGTGATGGAGACAG GTTCTGGTGGGAGAAACTGGGTGTTTTCACCAAGAGGCAGCGCACTGCACTGCAGCAGATCTCCCTGTCTCGGATTGTGTGTGACAATACTGGTATCACCACCATTTCGACAGACATCTTCAGGGCCAGCACCTATCCCCGGGACTTTAAAAGGTGCAGCCGCCTCCCCAGGTTGAACCTGGCGGCCTGGAAAGCCACGAAGGCTCTGCAG GAGTCCATCCCGAGCCTGTAA